The Candidatus Omnitrophota bacterium genome has a window encoding:
- a CDS encoding Gfo/Idh/MocA family oxidoreductase, with amino-acid sequence MIRVGVIGYGYWGPNLVRNFAEIPGCQIAAVSDLRPERLAIVAKRYPFIKTTRDYRDLLADDGIDAIAIATSISTHFNIAVDALRAGKHVLAEKPLAATYREAAKLVEESKRRKRVLMVDHTFVYTGAVRKIRELVRSKELGDIYYYDAVRVNLGLFQHDVNVIWDLAVHDISVMDYILPRAPYAVSATGMSHVAGQPENIAYLTLFFRDRLIAHIHVNWLAPVKVRRTLIGGSSKMIVYDELEPSEKVKVYDKGIKVKSDATSIYNMLVSYRTGDMWAPALDITEALHTEIAHFVKCIEGKERPVTDAESGLRVVKILEAATLSMGNHGRPVNLDTMKIAK; translated from the coding sequence ATGATCCGCGTGGGAGTCATAGGGTACGGTTATTGGGGGCCTAACCTTGTACGTAATTTTGCCGAGATACCGGGATGCCAGATAGCGGCGGTCAGTGACCTCCGCCCGGAGCGCCTGGCCATAGTGGCCAAGCGCTACCCTTTCATAAAGACGACGAGGGACTATCGCGATCTCCTGGCCGATGACGGCATCGATGCCATAGCCATAGCTACGTCCATATCCACACATTTCAATATAGCCGTCGACGCGCTCCGGGCAGGCAAGCACGTCCTGGCCGAAAAACCGCTTGCGGCTACGTACCGCGAGGCCGCCAAACTGGTAGAGGAAAGTAAAAGGCGCAAGCGCGTCCTAATGGTGGACCACACGTTCGTCTACACGGGAGCGGTGAGGAAGATCCGCGAACTTGTGCGCAGTAAGGAGCTCGGGGATATATACTATTATGACGCGGTCCGTGTGAACCTCGGCCTCTTCCAGCACGACGTGAACGTGATATGGGACCTGGCCGTGCACGACATCTCGGTCATGGACTATATCCTCCCGCGCGCGCCCTATGCGGTCTCCGCTACAGGTATGAGCCATGTGGCGGGACAGCCGGAGAATATCGCGTATCTAACGTTATTTTTCAGGGACCGCCTCATCGCCCATATACATGTCAACTGGCTTGCGCCCGTCAAGGTCCGCCGGACACTCATAGGCGGGAGCAGCAAGATGATAGTATATGACGAACTGGAACCGAGCGAGAAGGTAAAGGTCTATGATAAGGGTATCAAGGTCAAGAGCGATGCCACGAGCATATACAATATGCTGGTCAGTTACAGGACCGGCGACATGTGGGCGCCGGCATTGGATATAACGGAGGCGCTCCATACCGAGATAGCCCATTTCGTCAAGTGTATAGAAGGAAAAGAACGTCCCGTCACCGATGCGGAATCCGGCCTCAGGGTAGTGAAGATACTCGAAGCGGCAACTCTATCTATGGGAAACCACGGCCGCCCCGTCAACCTCGACACGATGAAGATAGCGAAATGA